A single genomic interval of bacterium harbors:
- a CDS encoding ABC transporter permease gives MSAINNKIRTPVGAQAGPRRRRRWLAAPAVLFLAALVLAAAGASVLAHHDPLEMNKAAPLSGPSRAFLLGADQFGRDILSRLLYGSRTALLIGFGSTIAAACLGVPLGLWAGYAGGTVDTIIMRVVDTLLAIPAVLLAMALVAMTGRGPVNVGIAVAVVALPQFARITRAGTLTEKAMEYVAAAVASGGGDARLLFRTILPNVLSPVFVQVPIAVSRAILLEASLSFLGLGTQPPQPSWGLMIRESRDYMYTAPLYGVFPGTVIALSVLALNALSDRARGVWRA, from the coding sequence GTGTCCGCTATCAATAACAAGATCCGGACGCCCGTCGGGGCCCAGGCCGGCCCACGGCGGCGGCGACGCTGGCTCGCAGCCCCCGCCGTCCTGTTCCTCGCCGCGCTCGTGCTCGCCGCGGCCGGCGCGTCGGTGCTCGCGCACCACGACCCTCTGGAGATGAACAAGGCCGCCCCGCTGTCGGGACCGTCGCGCGCCTTTCTGCTGGGTGCGGATCAATTCGGCCGCGACATCTTGAGCCGGCTGCTGTACGGATCGCGCACGGCGCTTCTGATCGGGTTCGGTTCCACCATCGCCGCAGCGTGCCTCGGCGTTCCCCTCGGCCTGTGGGCCGGATACGCCGGGGGGACGGTCGACACGATAATCATGCGCGTCGTCGATACCCTGCTGGCGATTCCGGCGGTCCTCCTGGCGATGGCGCTGGTCGCGATGACGGGACGCGGGCCGGTCAACGTCGGGATCGCCGTCGCGGTCGTCGCGCTGCCGCAGTTTGCCCGCATCACCCGCGCGGGGACGCTGACGGAGAAGGCCATGGAGTACGTGGCGGCGGCCGTGGCGTCGGGCGGAGGCGACGCGCGCCTGCTCTTCCGCACGATCCTGCCCAACGTGCTGTCGCCCGTGTTCGTCCAGGTCCCCATCGCGGTCTCGCGCGCGATCCTGCTGGAGGCGAGCCTCAGCTTTCTCGGGCTGGGGACGCAACCGCCGCAGCCGTCTTGGGGGCTGATGATCCGCGAGAGCCGGGACTACATGTACACCGCCCCGCTGTACGGCGTGTTCCCCGGCACGGTTATCGCGCTGTCCGTGCTCGCCCTCAACGCGCTGTCGGACCGCGCACGCGGGGTCTGGCGTGCCTGA
- a CDS encoding creatininase family protein has product MAEPSRYELMRPQQIIEARARAPIAYVPIGPLEWHGPHLPVGMDMLHAYRMALEAARLTGGVVLPPLPLGTETYTDAERLRHRGFAGDERVLGMDYPGFALPSLYTEESVMGVAVHEIIRVLKRQAFKVIVIVNGHGAPNHRATLQRIATEQSEPGRVTVLLTGYFYDTNYREHAAIGETSFLLAYHPETVDLGALPALPEPLPYVAFGILDRPTIVGEPSPGFAVAAEWDPRHATAERGRRDVDGEARSIAAKATETLTGLRAP; this is encoded by the coding sequence GTGGCAGAACCGTCCCGCTATGAGTTGATGCGTCCGCAGCAGATCATCGAGGCGCGCGCCCGCGCGCCTATCGCCTACGTGCCGATCGGGCCGTTGGAGTGGCACGGGCCCCACCTGCCGGTGGGGATGGACATGCTGCACGCGTACAGGATGGCGCTCGAGGCCGCACGGCTGACCGGCGGCGTCGTCCTCCCTCCGCTGCCCCTCGGAACCGAGACCTACACCGACGCCGAACGACTCCGCCACCGCGGATTCGCGGGGGACGAGCGGGTGCTCGGCATGGACTACCCCGGGTTCGCGCTTCCGAGCCTCTACACGGAGGAGAGCGTGATGGGGGTAGCTGTTCACGAGATCATCCGCGTGCTGAAACGGCAGGCGTTCAAGGTGATCGTGATCGTCAACGGGCACGGTGCGCCGAATCATCGCGCCACCCTCCAGCGGATCGCCACGGAGCAGTCCGAGCCGGGCCGCGTCACGGTCCTCTTGACCGGGTATTTCTACGACACGAACTACCGCGAGCACGCCGCGATCGGGGAGACGTCGTTCCTGCTGGCCTACCATCCGGAGACCGTCGACTTGGGCGCGCTTCCCGCCCTCCCGGAGCCTCTGCCCTACGTGGCGTTCGGCATCCTGGACCGGCCGACGATCGTCGGTGAGCCGTCGCCGGGATTCGCCGTCGCCGCGGAGTGGGACCCGCGCCACGCGACCGCGGAGCGCGGGCGTCGTGACGTCGACGGGGAAGCCCGCAGCATCGCCGCAAAGGCGACGGAGACGCTCACCGGTCTGCGGGCACCATGA
- a CDS encoding zinc-binding dehydrogenase: MERVRAATLVAPGRYEIREYPLPEPKPGAVLIKMALSGICGTDKHTYQGYTTQYAGSASPKTIPFPIIQGHENVGTIAAIGGDGTYTDAEGVPLSVGDRVVVGANVVCGQCYYCRHDFPYYFCERMVDYGNNMTAADPPHLFGGWSQYLYVVPGSFLVRVPDELPTEVAVLTEVMAVTVGLDRARQFSAVPNEPFQFDDTVVVLGVGPLGMCFLMKARMLGAGTIVAVDLSAYRLAMAARLGADHTLDAAKTTTHDRLAFVRGVTRGRGADVVVECAGVPQVIPEALDMLRTGGMLVEAGNFSDLGDVAINPHRHLCSKNVRILGVGGEEVASYGPSMRQLLRYMQHYPVREFVSHRCRLDDVDAAVKQSIASDSMKVVIDPWA, encoded by the coding sequence GTGGAACGTGTGCGCGCCGCGACGCTGGTCGCTCCGGGCCGGTACGAGATCCGCGAGTACCCGCTGCCGGAGCCGAAACCGGGCGCGGTCCTGATCAAGATGGCCTTGTCGGGGATCTGCGGGACCGACAAGCACACCTACCAAGGGTACACGACGCAGTACGCGGGCTCGGCCTCGCCCAAGACGATCCCGTTTCCGATCATTCAGGGTCACGAGAACGTCGGGACGATCGCCGCGATCGGTGGAGACGGGACCTACACCGACGCCGAGGGGGTGCCGCTCTCCGTGGGCGACCGTGTGGTCGTCGGCGCCAACGTCGTCTGCGGCCAGTGTTACTATTGCCGGCACGATTTCCCCTACTACTTCTGCGAGCGCATGGTCGACTACGGCAACAATATGACCGCCGCCGATCCCCCGCACCTGTTCGGCGGGTGGTCGCAGTACCTGTACGTGGTGCCGGGCAGTTTCCTCGTGCGGGTGCCCGACGAACTTCCCACCGAGGTCGCGGTGCTGACCGAGGTGATGGCGGTCACCGTGGGGCTGGACCGCGCCCGGCAGTTCTCCGCGGTCCCGAACGAGCCGTTTCAGTTCGACGACACGGTGGTCGTCCTCGGCGTCGGACCGTTGGGGATGTGCTTTCTGATGAAAGCCCGGATGCTCGGGGCGGGCACGATCGTTGCGGTCGATCTCTCGGCCTACCGCTTGGCGATGGCCGCGCGGCTTGGCGCCGACCACACCTTGGATGCGGCGAAGACCACCACACACGACCGGCTGGCGTTCGTCCGCGGGGTGACGCGGGGGCGCGGGGCGGACGTCGTGGTGGAATGCGCCGGCGTGCCCCAGGTGATCCCGGAGGCCTTGGACATGCTGCGGACCGGCGGCATGCTGGTCGAGGCGGGGAACTTCTCGGACCTCGGCGATGTCGCCATCAACCCCCACCGGCATCTCTGCTCGAAGAACGTCCGTATCCTGGGGGTAGGAGGCGAGGAGGTCGCCAGCTACGGGCCCAGCATGCGGCAGCTGCTCCGATACATGCAACACTATCCCGTGCGCGAGTTCGTCTCGCACCGGTGCAGGTTGGACGATGTCGACGCCGCGGTGAAGCAGTCGATCGCCTCCGATTCGATGAAGGTGGTGATCGACCCGTGGGCGTGA
- a CDS encoding mandelate racemase/muconate lactonizing enzyme family protein: MKITRVRTRQVDVPLPAPFYPAWAPGGMVTQIRLAYVRIDTDAGIYGIAGHEFFGAEEQCVRRVADFLVGEDPLRIERHAATLRYLWPYFGTAVWFVELALWDIAGKVAGLPVYRLLGSAQDTLPLYASTGQNRTPAQRADDARRLRDEGFRAIKLRIHNEQLAEDVAQVAAVRRAVGDDMAIMVDANQTDVHDAPLPGPHWTYHRALDTARACAEYGVTWLEEPLPRHAYAELRRLRDASPIPIAGGEVNQGFAELQRLLLDGCYDILQPDATLCEGLLRLRALAVMAEAAGVLMTPHTWGDPLGTVANLHLAASISNTTFFEYPHDPPAFPASAYQQTLKEPLTVEDGVVRLPQGPGLGVELQDWVFD, translated from the coding sequence GTGAAGATCACGCGAGTACGCACCCGCCAGGTCGATGTCCCGCTCCCCGCACCGTTCTATCCGGCGTGGGCGCCGGGCGGCATGGTCACGCAGATCCGGCTGGCATACGTGCGCATCGACACCGACGCGGGGATCTACGGCATCGCCGGGCACGAGTTTTTCGGCGCGGAGGAACAGTGCGTGCGGCGCGTCGCCGACTTCCTAGTCGGCGAGGACCCGCTGCGGATCGAGCGACACGCCGCCACGCTGAGATACCTGTGGCCGTATTTTGGGACGGCCGTATGGTTTGTCGAGCTGGCCCTCTGGGACATTGCCGGCAAGGTGGCGGGGCTGCCGGTGTACCGGCTGCTGGGGAGCGCGCAGGACACCCTCCCCTTGTATGCGTCCACCGGGCAGAATCGCACACCGGCGCAGCGGGCGGACGACGCGCGCCGGTTGCGCGACGAAGGGTTCCGGGCGATCAAGCTGCGCATCCACAACGAGCAGCTGGCGGAGGATGTCGCGCAGGTGGCCGCGGTGCGCCGCGCCGTCGGCGACGACATGGCGATCATGGTGGACGCCAATCAGACGGATGTGCACGACGCGCCGCTCCCCGGTCCCCACTGGACCTATCATCGGGCGCTCGACACCGCGCGGGCGTGCGCCGAGTACGGCGTCACGTGGCTGGAGGAGCCGCTGCCGCGGCACGCCTACGCCGAACTGCGGCGCCTTCGCGACGCCTCGCCGATCCCGATCGCGGGCGGCGAGGTCAATCAGGGATTCGCCGAGCTGCAGCGGCTGCTGCTCGACGGATGCTACGATATCCTGCAGCCCGACGCGACCCTGTGCGAAGGCCTCCTGCGACTCCGGGCGCTCGCCGTGATGGCGGAGGCGGCGGGCGTGCTGATGACGCCGCACACTTGGGGTGATCCACTCGGGACCGTGGCAAACCTGCATCTCGCCGCGTCCATCTCCAATACGACATTTTTCGAATACCCGCACGACCCGCCGGCGTTCCCGGCCTCGGCGTATCAGCAGACGCTGAAAGAGCCGCTCACGGTCGAGGATGGCGTCGTGCGGCTGCCCCAGGGGCCGGGCCTGGGCGTGGAGTTGCAGGACTGGGTCTTCGACTGA
- a CDS encoding Gfo/Idh/MocA family oxidoreductase, with the protein MGVKVGLVGAGTMGRRHLQALGGDPRVEIVGVADVAAEAARTAAAAVGARPCRSLADLADLGTQAVFVTLPNVHHGAVVLEALDRGLHVFSEKPMATTLDAGREILRRVRTSDRVYQMGFNRRWAPAYRFLRRHVDVGFIPYSANVKINDGDMLTPSWYTNVAVSGGFMYDTAVHLIDMVAWLVGPIESVAAHGHKSCYPDYDDIVLLLRCRGDRLVAFSTCGHASWAAPQERVELYGDHALLVSEDLDRARYTTREQPQAEWQHFPSPDMVTLWGYVDEDRAFIDACLRVAPPPVTVDDAFRSLAVLHAAYASIAAGGALESVPAE; encoded by the coding sequence GTGGGCGTGAAGGTCGGGCTGGTCGGCGCCGGCACCATGGGACGCCGGCACCTGCAGGCGCTCGGCGGGGATCCTCGGGTCGAGATCGTCGGGGTGGCCGACGTCGCCGCCGAGGCGGCCCGCACCGCCGCAGCCGCGGTGGGCGCGCGCCCCTGCCGGAGCCTGGCCGACCTCGCCGACCTCGGGACCCAGGCCGTGTTCGTGACCTTGCCCAATGTCCACCACGGGGCGGTGGTGCTGGAGGCGCTGGACCGGGGCCTGCATGTCTTCTCGGAGAAGCCGATGGCGACGACGCTGGACGCGGGCCGGGAGATTCTGCGTCGCGTCCGGACGAGCGACCGCGTCTACCAGATGGGGTTCAATCGCCGGTGGGCGCCCGCGTATCGGTTTCTGCGCCGGCACGTCGACGTCGGGTTTATCCCCTACTCGGCCAACGTGAAAATCAACGACGGCGATATGCTCACGCCCAGCTGGTATACCAACGTCGCGGTCTCCGGCGGCTTCATGTACGATACGGCCGTCCACCTGATCGACATGGTGGCATGGTTGGTCGGGCCGATCGAGTCGGTGGCGGCACATGGGCACAAAAGCTGCTACCCCGACTACGATGACATTGTGCTCCTCCTGCGCTGCCGGGGGGACCGACTCGTGGCGTTCTCGACGTGCGGCCACGCGTCGTGGGCCGCACCGCAGGAACGCGTCGAGCTGTACGGCGATCATGCCCTGCTCGTCAGCGAGGATCTCGACCGCGCGCGGTACACCACCCGGGAGCAGCCGCAGGCCGAGTGGCAGCACTTTCCGTCGCCGGACATGGTGACGTTGTGGGGGTACGTGGACGAGGATCGCGCCTTTATCGATGCCTGCCTCCGCGTCGCCCCTCCGCCGGTGACGGTGGACGACGCCTTCCGCAGTCTGGCCGTGCTCCACGCCGCCTACGCCAGCATCGCCGCCGGGGGCGCCCTAGAGAGCGTACCGGCCGAATAA
- a CDS encoding ABC transporter permease produces the protein MGAYVARRGLEAVVTAFLASLLVFAMIGGLPGDPALIILGDKATPDQLQALHAYLGLDEPVPVQYLRWVGRLLHGDLGTSFINGMPVLDTIRRAFPITLQLSAWATAVVLLIALPSGVYASTHRRSALARLLTGYHGLALAAPVFWVGILLSTLFGVTLRWLPPSGFIPLTDSPSQWARSLILPAVTLGLGVASVMARFIQASLEDVLDRDYVRTARAKGLRQRAVVWRHALRNALVPIITVFGIQAGFFIGGAVITEAVFAIPGMGSALWRAILVRDYFIVQAIVLVGIVAFLLINFLTDLTYGLLDPRVRYQ, from the coding sequence CTGGGGGCGTACGTAGCACGCCGGGGCCTCGAGGCCGTCGTCACCGCGTTCCTGGCGTCGCTGCTCGTCTTCGCGATGATCGGAGGGCTCCCCGGCGATCCGGCGCTGATCATTCTCGGGGACAAGGCCACGCCGGACCAGCTCCAGGCGTTGCACGCCTACCTCGGGCTGGACGAGCCGGTCCCGGTTCAATACCTCCGCTGGGTCGGCCGCCTGCTCCACGGCGATCTGGGCACGTCTTTCATCAACGGCATGCCCGTGCTCGACACCATCCGCCGTGCGTTTCCCATTACGCTTCAGCTCTCGGCGTGGGCGACGGCGGTCGTCCTGTTGATTGCGCTGCCGAGCGGCGTCTACGCGAGCACCCACCGGCGGTCCGCGCTGGCGCGGCTGCTCACAGGCTATCACGGCCTGGCCCTGGCCGCGCCGGTGTTCTGGGTGGGGATCCTGTTGTCGACGCTGTTCGGCGTGACCCTCCGATGGCTGCCCCCGTCCGGCTTCATCCCGCTGACCGACAGCCCGAGCCAATGGGCGCGCAGCTTGATCCTGCCGGCGGTGACGCTGGGGCTCGGCGTGGCGTCGGTGATGGCCCGGTTCATTCAGGCCTCGCTCGAGGACGTGCTCGACCGCGACTATGTGCGCACGGCGCGGGCCAAGGGGCTGCGGCAGCGCGCGGTCGTGTGGCGGCACGCGCTGCGAAACGCCCTCGTGCCGATCATCACCGTCTTCGGGATCCAGGCCGGATTTTTCATCGGCGGGGCGGTGATCACCGAGGCCGTCTTTGCCATCCCGGGCATGGGCAGCGCACTGTGGCGGGCGATCCTGGTGCGCGACTACTTCATCGTCCAGGCGATCGTCCTTGTGGGGATCGTGGCGTTCTTGCTCATCAACTTCCTCACCGATCTGACCTACGGGCTGCTCGATCCCCGTGTCCGCTATCAATAA
- a CDS encoding ABC transporter substrate-binding protein, with translation MGTEGVGPKGRLTRREVLRLAAAAGMAGPLLDRALGRQALAAAERRGGTLTVGINTDIVSLDPNDVVFANVPMFYQVYNYLVKFSDTLQARPELAEYWELAPDAMSVVFQLRQGVRTHSGGVFDAEALLANFRRVKDQRTGGGLYSRLSDWASAEKMSASGVRVRFTKPHPDYLAQIGRWGMVDPAVFATVKQRGGGTGPYRVEEWVPGDHLTLTRFSEYWQPGIPLLDRIVCRIYSDPQAMENAFRAGQIDVAHTIPNKDAERLRGAGFTITPAPVPNEYYILTINAKRAPFDNIKVRQAFQHLVDRAAISKTVLGGVGKPTVQPVAPNAPGYDPKLDAEFGFDPAKAKQMLSAAGFPNGFKTNILCSTSTPETPQVAQVIQADLRKIGIDAGLNIMEPSAYFPVYFKGDFDLNVTFLTLATIDPTEFTISSAFRANETNPSWIGSGPPKEYLDHLNRLTASFKPAERWTALRAAVRFLLEQSWVVPIALRLPTYGLSKAVRGFSVDPQLIMSLRAAWLDK, from the coding sequence ATGGGAACCGAGGGTGTGGGTCCGAAGGGCCGCCTGACGCGGCGCGAGGTGTTACGGCTGGCCGCCGCGGCGGGCATGGCCGGACCGCTGCTCGATCGCGCCTTGGGCCGGCAGGCGCTCGCGGCGGCGGAGAGGCGCGGGGGGACGCTTACCGTGGGCATCAACACGGACATCGTCTCCCTCGACCCCAACGACGTCGTGTTTGCCAACGTCCCGATGTTCTATCAGGTCTACAACTACCTCGTGAAGTTCTCGGACACCCTCCAGGCGCGGCCGGAGCTCGCCGAGTATTGGGAGCTGGCGCCCGACGCGATGAGCGTGGTGTTCCAACTGCGCCAGGGGGTGCGGACGCACTCGGGCGGCGTATTTGACGCGGAGGCGCTGCTCGCCAACTTCCGGCGGGTGAAGGACCAGCGGACGGGCGGCGGCTTATACAGCCGGCTCAGCGACTGGGCCTCCGCGGAGAAGATGAGCGCCAGCGGGGTGCGGGTCCGCTTCACCAAGCCCCATCCCGACTACCTGGCCCAGATCGGCCGGTGGGGCATGGTCGACCCGGCCGTGTTCGCGACGGTGAAGCAGCGCGGGGGCGGCACCGGACCGTACCGGGTCGAGGAATGGGTGCCGGGCGACCACCTCACCCTCACCAGGTTCTCGGAGTACTGGCAGCCGGGCATCCCGCTCTTGGACCGCATCGTGTGCCGGATCTACTCCGATCCTCAGGCCATGGAGAACGCCTTCCGCGCGGGGCAGATCGACGTCGCGCACACGATTCCCAACAAGGACGCGGAACGGCTCCGGGGCGCCGGCTTCACAATTACCCCCGCTCCCGTGCCCAACGAGTACTACATCCTCACGATCAACGCCAAGCGGGCGCCGTTCGACAACATCAAAGTGCGCCAAGCATTCCAACACCTCGTCGACCGCGCGGCCATCTCGAAAACGGTCCTCGGCGGCGTCGGCAAACCCACGGTGCAGCCCGTCGCGCCGAACGCGCCGGGGTACGACCCGAAGCTCGACGCCGAGTTCGGCTTCGATCCCGCCAAAGCGAAGCAGATGCTGTCGGCCGCAGGGTTCCCGAACGGGTTCAAGACCAACATCCTCTGCTCCACCAGCACGCCTGAGACGCCGCAGGTCGCTCAGGTCATCCAGGCCGACCTCAGGAAAATCGGCATTGATGCCGGGCTGAACATCATGGAGCCGTCGGCGTACTTCCCCGTCTACTTCAAGGGGGACTTCGATCTCAACGTGACCTTCCTGACGCTGGCGACGATCGATCCGACGGAGTTCACGATCAGTTCGGCGTTTCGCGCCAACGAGACCAACCCGTCGTGGATCGGGTCGGGACCGCCCAAGGAGTACCTCGATCACCTCAACCGGCTCACCGCCTCGTTCAAACCGGCCGAGCGATGGACCGCCCTGCGTGCGGCGGTGCGGTTCCTGCTCGAGCAGTCGTGGGTGGTGCCGATCGCGCTTCGGCTGCCCACGTACGGCTTGAGCAAGGCCGTCCGCGGGTTTTCGGTAGACCCTCAGTTGATCATGAGCCTGCGGGCCGCCTGGCTGGACAAGTAG